In one window of Macadamia integrifolia cultivar HAES 741 chromosome 2, SCU_Mint_v3, whole genome shotgun sequence DNA:
- the LOC122090710 gene encoding carbon catabolite repressor protein 4 homolog 1-like, with translation MLCELRVTLLSNTPVIGFEITPTVTVTCRGSLVVPPHSVKFEWYRKQDQTVTSTCCVHHSEIATFQCMCCVMLKVPVKDSYYCSKRCFSETWVDHQARHKQAAETLSKLTDGSWLSTSSWFAYENRGLVDAMETVVEREGRSWIKVGSSKTYIPSADDFGCILRLESIATDSTEGNPLAPTNIILTCPVISAAHPRPRCLIKFMPQEGPSNFNLELQSSADGTFNVLSYNVLSQLYAYYIRYCDSWALMWEYRRHNLLREIIEYQADILCLQEVQSDHFENFFEPELVKCGYSVLYREKTNKMYTSSGLAIDGCATFFHRRRFKEIKRYELEYAKVASSVVSTLDIEKKNDAQIRLAKDNVALVVILEKINTDSDTSHPRICVANTHIHAQPLHSDVKLWQVATLINGLEKIAKSDIPVILCGDLNSLPGSAPYNLVVMGKVESDHQDMAEDPYGVFQHLVFKHSLHLVSAYASASGMFLEQQQRNIDPKTNEPTFTNFTQQFRGTLDYIFYTADSLKVEGLLELLDLETVTKYTALPSPEWSSDHVALMANFSFKPFCRQKDVKLPDTLW, from the exons ATGCTATGTGAACTGAGAGTGACTCTTCTTTCTAACACCCCCGTCATCGGTTTCGAGATCACCCCCACTGTTACCGTAACATGTCGTGGATCATTGGTCGTTCCTCCTCACTCCGTTAAATTCGAATG GTACCGGAAGCAGGATCAAACTGTGACATCTACTTGTTGTGTGCACCATTCTGAGATAGCTACTTTTCAGTGTATGTGTTGTGTAATGTTAAAGGTACCAGTAAAAGATAGTTACTATTGCTCTAAGAGGTGCTTCTCTGAAACATGGGTGGACCACCAAGCACGTCATAAACAGGCAGCTGAGACATTAAGTAAGCTTACAGATGGCTCTTGGTTATCTACTAGTTCTTGGTTTGCCTATGAAAACAGAGGCTTAGTTGATGCAATGGAAACCGTGGTGGAACGAGAGGGTAGATCGTGGATTAAGGTGGGTTCTTCAAAGACCTATATACCCTCAGCAGATGATTTTGGCTGCATTTTGAGATTAGAATCCATAGCCACAGACAGCACTGAGGGAAATCCATTGGCCCCTACAAATATCATATTGACTTGCCCTGTAATTTCTGCGGCTCACCCTCGTCCACGCTGTTTGATCAAATTCATGCCTCAGGAAGGACCTAGCAACTTTAATTTGGAACTCCAATCTTCTGCAGATGGAACTTTTAATGTGCTATCTTATAATGTTCTATCCCAGTTGTATGCTTACTATATCCGTTACTGCGATTCATGGGCTCTCATGTGGGAATACCGCCGGCATAATCTGCTCCGTGAGATCATTGAATATCAAGCAGATATACTTTGCCTTCAGGAG GTACAAAGTGATCATTTCGAGAATTTTTTTGAACCTGAGCTGGTGAAATGTGGTTACTCAGTCCTTTACAGGGAGAAAACAAATAAG ATGTATACAAGTAGTGGACTTGCAATTGATGGGTGTGCAACATTTTTCCATCGACGTCGGTTCAAAGAAATTAAGCGGTATGAG CTTGAATATGCTAAAGTTGCGTCATCAGTTGTTTCTACCCTTGatatagagaagaaaaatgatgcTCAAATTCGCCTGGCTAAG GATAATGTTGCCCTTGTTGTAATACTGGAAAAAATCAACACTGATTCTGACACTTCGCATCCTAGAATATGTGTG GCAAATACTCATATACATGCCCAACCGTTGCACTCAGATGTCAAATTATGGCAG GTTGCGACCCTTATCAATGGGTTAGAGAAAATTGCAAAATCAGATATCCCTGTAATCTTATGCGGGGATCTCAACTCTCTACCTGGAAG TGCTCCTTATAATCTTGTAGTTATGGGCAAAGTTGAATCTGATCATCAGGATATGGCAGAAGACCCTTATGGCGTATTTCAACATCTTGTGTTTAAGCACTCATTGCACTTG GTGAGTGCATATGCAAGTGCTAGTGGCATGTTCTTAGAGCAGCAACAGAGAAACATAGACCCTAAAACCAATGAGCCTACATTCACTAACTTCACTCAGCAATTCAGAGGAACCTTAGATTACATTTTCTACACAG CTGACAGTTTGAAGGTTGAAGGTCTTTTGGAGCTTCTGGATTTGGAGACTGTAACAAAATATACAGCACTTCCATCACCAGAGTGGTCATCAGACCATGTTGCACTCATGGCAAACTTTAGTTTCAAGCCATTCTGCAGGCAGAAAGATGTTAAGCTTCCCGATACCTTATGGTGA